A window from Symbiopectobacterium purcellii encodes these proteins:
- a CDS encoding inner membrane protein YbjM has product MGSNKGCVGATCCFLLFTVVFLSQKMDVFSATETGFRGEPGMLLFLLPGIVASGLSARGRLRYPFLGALMAMPLCLIILHFWRTPMNAFWQELAYVMSAVFWSLMGALGFLFVYVSCQRYFR; this is encoded by the coding sequence ATGGGAAGCAATAAGGGGTGTGTCGGTGCAACCTGCTGTTTTTTGTTGTTTACCGTGGTGTTTTTGAGTCAAAAAATGGATGTCTTTTCCGCAACGGAAACGGGATTTCGGGGAGAGCCTGGAATGCTGTTATTTTTGTTGCCCGGCATTGTAGCCAGCGGTTTATCAGCGCGTGGTCGTTTGCGTTATCCCTTTCTCGGCGCACTGATGGCCATGCCGCTATGCCTGATTATCCTGCACTTTTGGCGCACGCCGATGAACGCGTTCTGGCAGGAACTGGCTTACGTGATGAGTGCGGTGTTCTGGAGTCTGATGGGCGCGCTGGGCTTTTTGTTCGTCTATGTTTCGTGCCAGCGCTATTTTCGCTAA
- a CDS encoding GrxA family glutaredoxin, which translates to MFAVIFGRPGCPYCVRAKALAEKLTEQRDDFSFRYVDIHAEGITKDDLSKTVGKPVETVPQIFLDEKHIGGCTDFEAYAKANLNLFQ; encoded by the coding sequence ATGTTTGCTGTTATTTTTGGCCGCCCTGGCTGCCCTTACTGTGTTCGCGCCAAAGCGCTGGCAGAAAAACTGACTGAACAACGTGACGACTTCAGTTTCCGCTACGTTGATATTCACGCAGAAGGGATCACTAAAGATGACCTGTCTAAAACCGTGGGTAAGCCCGTTGAGACGGTTCCACAGATCTTTTTGGACGAAAAACACATCGGCGGTTGCACCGATTTCGAAGCCTATGCCAAAGCGAATCTGAACCTGTTTCAGTAA
- a CDS encoding aspartate:alanine antiporter, with translation MNINVAELLNGNYILLLFVVLSLGLCLGKIRLGSVQLVNSIGVLVVSLLLGQQHFAINTDALNLGFMLFIFCVGIEAGPNFFSIFFRDGKNYFALALVLVSSALVLALLLGKLFGWDIGLTAGMLAGAMTSTPVLVGAGDALRNANSVNPQLSVELDHLSLGYALTYLVGLVSLIFGARYLPKLQHQDLPTSAQQIARERGLDPDSQRKVYLPIIRAYRVGPELVAWADGKNLRELGIYRKTGCSIERLRRNGILATPDGDATLQLGDEIALVGYPDAHARLNSNFRDGKEVFDRDLLDMRIVTEEIVVKNNNGVGKRLSQLKLTDHGCFLNRIVRNQIEMPIDDGVVLNKGDVLQVSGDARRVKSIADRIGFISIHSQVTDLLAFCAFFIIGIMVGLITFQFRNFNFAIGSAAGLLFAGIMLGFLRANHPTFGYIPQGALNMVKEFGLMVFMAGVGLSAGSTIGTSFGSVGIQMLFAGLAISLIPVVICFLFGAYVLRMNRALLFGAIMGARTCAPAMDIISDTARSNIPALGYAGTYAIANVLLTLAGSLIVIIWPELPF, from the coding sequence ATGAATATAAACGTCGCTGAGTTGTTAAACGGGAATTACATACTGCTGTTATTTGTGGTGCTTTCGTTGGGGCTATGCCTGGGGAAAATACGGCTAGGCAGCGTTCAACTGGTTAATTCTATTGGTGTTTTAGTGGTGTCGTTATTATTGGGGCAGCAACACTTTGCCATAAATACCGATGCGCTGAATCTTGGTTTTATGCTGTTTATTTTTTGCGTTGGCATCGAAGCAGGGCCCAATTTTTTCTCTATTTTTTTTCGTGACGGTAAAAACTATTTCGCCCTGGCATTAGTGTTGGTCAGTTCAGCGTTGGTGCTGGCACTGCTGTTGGGTAAGCTTTTCGGCTGGGATATAGGGCTGACGGCAGGCATGCTGGCTGGGGCAATGACCTCAACACCCGTACTGGTCGGGGCGGGCGATGCGCTGCGCAATGCCAACAGCGTCAATCCGCAGCTCAGTGTCGAGTTGGATCACCTGAGCCTTGGCTATGCGCTTACCTATCTGGTCGGGTTGGTGAGCTTGATCTTTGGCGCACGCTACCTGCCAAAACTGCAACATCAGGATTTGCCAACCAGCGCGCAACAAATCGCGCGTGAACGCGGTCTCGACCCGGACAGCCAACGTAAAGTGTATCTGCCCATTATCCGTGCTTATCGCGTCGGGCCAGAGCTGGTGGCCTGGGCTGACGGGAAAAACCTGCGCGAACTGGGCATTTACCGGAAAACCGGCTGCTCCATAGAGCGTTTGCGCCGTAACGGCATTCTCGCCACGCCCGATGGGGACGCGACCTTGCAACTGGGCGATGAAATTGCGCTGGTGGGTTATCCCGATGCCCATGCGCGCCTCAACTCCAATTTCCGTGACGGCAAAGAAGTGTTCGATCGCGATCTGCTTGATATGCGTATCGTTACCGAAGAAATTGTGGTCAAAAACAACAACGGCGTCGGCAAACGCCTTAGCCAGTTGAAACTGACCGACCATGGCTGCTTTTTAAATCGCATCGTGCGCAACCAGATTGAAATGCCGATCGATGACGGCGTGGTGCTGAACAAAGGGGATGTGCTACAGGTGAGCGGCGATGCGCGGCGGGTGAAAAGCATCGCCGATCGCATCGGATTTATTTCCATCCACAGTCAGGTTACCGACCTGCTCGCGTTCTGCGCTTTCTTTATCATCGGCATCATGGTCGGGCTTATCACCTTCCAGTTCCGTAACTTCAATTTTGCGATTGGCAGCGCAGCCGGGTTGCTGTTTGCCGGGATCATGCTGGGCTTCTTACGCGCCAACCACCCGACCTTTGGCTATATCCCACAGGGTGCGCTGAATATGGTAAAAGAATTCGGTCTGATGGTGTTTATGGCAGGTGTTGGCCTGAGCGCTGGCAGCACCATCGGCACCAGTTTTGGCTCGGTGGGGATACAAATGTTGTTTGCCGGGCTGGCGATCAGCCTGATACCGGTAGTTATCTGTTTCCTGTTTGGCGCCTATGTACTACGCATGAATCGAGCGTTGTTGTTTGGCGCCATTATGGGCGCGCGTACCTGTGCGCCCGCCATGGATATCATCAGCGATACCGCACGCAGTAATATCCCGGCGCTCGGCTATGCGGGCACTTATGCCATCGCCAACGTGTTGCTGACATTGGCCGGTTCGTTGATTGTCATTATCTGGCCTGAACTGCCGTTTTAA